A part of Melittangium boletus DSM 14713 genomic DNA contains:
- a CDS encoding tRNA1(Val) (adenine(37)-N6)-methyltransferase, with amino-acid sequence MSTSLPAPDETLDSIGTAGVRVLQRRGGYRFTLDAVLLAAFAATEASSVPGPLLELGAGSGVVSFLLACQFGLGPVDALELQPEVHARLVRAVALNACESRVRPLLGDLREARSLWASGAYAHVVSNPPFRPAHAGVRSPDAERALSKQEVSCDAAAVVAAARHALPPGGRVSLVYPAARVAEVLGLLAAARFHPVALRFIHARAESPATRFLVHAVRDRPRGLAVRPPLIAHGSGPGGYSPEVAALMEPPLAERPAPRLEDGD; translated from the coding sequence GTGAGCACTTCCCTCCCCGCGCCGGATGAAACACTCGACTCCATTGGCACCGCCGGTGTGCGGGTATTGCAACGCCGCGGGGGCTATCGCTTCACGCTGGACGCGGTGCTGCTCGCGGCCTTCGCGGCCACCGAGGCCTCGTCCGTTCCGGGTCCCCTCCTGGAACTCGGCGCGGGCAGTGGCGTGGTGTCCTTCCTGCTCGCGTGTCAGTTCGGCCTCGGCCCGGTGGATGCCCTGGAATTACAACCCGAGGTGCATGCGCGGCTCGTGCGCGCCGTGGCCCTCAATGCCTGTGAATCCCGGGTGCGTCCCCTGCTCGGTGATTTGCGCGAGGCGCGCTCCCTGTGGGCCTCCGGTGCCTACGCGCACGTCGTCTCCAATCCCCCCTTCCGCCCCGCCCACGCGGGCGTGCGCAGCCCCGACGCCGAGCGCGCCCTGTCCAAACAGGAAGTGTCCTGTGACGCGGCGGCGGTGGTGGCGGCGGCCCGGCACGCGTTGCCTCCCGGCGGGCGGGTGAGCCTCGTCTACCCCGCCGCGCGCGTGGCCGAGGTGCTGGGACTGCTCGCCGCGGCCCGCTTCCACCCCGTGGCCTTGCGCTTCATCCACGCGCGCGCGGAGTCCCCCGCCACGCGCTTCCTCGTCCACGCGGTGAGGGACAGGCCCCGGGGGCTCGCGGTGCGTCCGCCCCTCATCGCCCATGGCTCCGGCCCGGGTGGCTACTCTCCCGAGGTGGCCGCCCTCATGGAGCCGCCCCTCGCCGAGCGCCCCGCCCCCCGGTTGGAGGACGGGGACTGA